AGGTATTCAAAAGCATCACCCAGTTTTTCGCTATGGTCGTAATGAAACTCATTGATAACCTTCAGAAACATTTTTAACGTCTCTGGGTCTCTGTAAGGCAGGTATGCGTTTTTAAAAATATCTCTGAAAAGTTGCGGTATATTAGGATTTTGGTTCAGTTTTACTATTGCTTCTCCGTAAAGTGCCAACATTTCATACCCGCCCAATTTGGGGTCAAATATTTTTGTCCAACTGTATTTTTCGTAATCGCCTGTAAAAAAAGTAGCTTCTCCACCAAATTCCATTGCTTCCTTATCCATGTCGTCCATGAATTTATATATCATAGCAATGGTAATTTGCTCAACCTGGCTTTGTGGGTTTGGTAATTTTCCTACCAAAATATCTCTTGCAGTATCAATCCTGCGTTTTGTTTCTTGGTCTAACATTTATGCAACAAATTTATTAAGTGATACATTATCTTTTATGTACTCAGGTATCGCAAAACGCAATTCAGGAGGCAACTTTCTGAATACATCACCATTTGGATTGGTGTTTAATAATGCATATTTTCTATTTTCAATTATGTCTCTGAACTCAGAGTCTGTAATGTAACTTTTAAAATAATCCCTTGCGAAAGTGAAGTATTCCTCAGGGGGCAAATAACGGCTATCAAACTTTTCAAATTCCTCGTCAAGAAGTTCGTCTTTTGATTTAAAATAAGGAATAAAACCAAAGATTTTTTCAATGATTTCTCTCAATGATAACCGCCTGTCAATTTTTATGGCATTCCGCAGTTTGCTTATATTGTAATACTCTTCTGGCTTATCAAATATTTGACTGATAATGTATTGTTCTATTGCATCAAAATCTTTTTGCTGAACTAATTCCTTGATTTTGTCATCCTCTTTTACTTTATCTTCAAATTTCTCAAAATACATTCGGTCAATCTTCATTCCTTCAAGCCCAATTTCATTGACTGTAAAGGTTTTTAAAGGGTCGTGTCTTGTGCTGTCGTATTCGTCAACAACATAACCGCCTCCGCCACCGCCTTCGGTTGAAGTTCCTTTTGGAGGTAACTTTAAAACTTCATCGTAATTGAATTTTTCCTCAAAATACTCGCAGTTTGCAAAGAAGTCAAAAAGTTTAAACCTCGACTTTTGCAAGTTTTCTTCAGGAATGTTTTCAATTAAACTCTTATCTTTCAAAACCTCTTTATTCGCAAAATTGAATTTTCTTGTTCCTCTACCTTTGATTTGAATAAAGTCGGTTGGAGAGAAAATTGGTCGCATCAAACACACATTTAAAATATCAGGGCAATCATAACCTGTTGTCATCATTCCAACTGTAACACATACGCGGGTTTTGCTTGTCTGGTATAAATCATGAAAGTTACCTTTACCACCTAAACGATTGTTAGTAAAGTTAATCGTTAATTGCTGTGCATCTGGTATCCATGAGGTAACTTGCATGGCAAAATCAGATTGATATTTGCCCGGAAACATTTTGTCGGCAAATTCATTCAGAATTTGTGTGATTTTAGCAGCGTGGTTTTGACTTACACAAAATAAAATAGATTTGCCAATTTCACCAGAAATTGGGTCTTTATAAGCGTTCTCTAAAAATGTTTTACAAAAAATGCGGTTCGTGTTTTCGGAAAACAATTTCTTTTCAAAGTCACGCTGCGAAAATGTAGTCGAGGTTTCTTCTCCATTATCGTCTGTTATTTCAACCGTGTAACCTTCATCGCTTAAAAGCTGTGTAGTTATTTCTGTTCTTGCATCGACAACACAAGGATTTACTAAAAAACCATCTTTAACGCCATGTAATAGACTATATTGAAAAGTTGGTTTGCCATCTTCACAACCAAAGGTTGTGTAAGTGTCCAAAAGCATTCTCCTTTCTAATTCTCTTGGGTCTTTTTCGCTTAACTCTCCTGCATCAATCTTTTTTAAATAGTCCTTTGGTGTTGCTGTCAGACCTAACTTGTAGCCAATAAAATATTCAAAAACAGCTCTGCTGTTACCTCCGATACTTCTATGTGCTTCATCAGAAATTACAAGGTCAAAATCAGTTGGTGAAAAAATCCTTTTGTATTTGTTTTTGAAAAGAAACGATTGCACTGTCGAAACAACAATTTCTGCTTGCCGCCAGTCATCCCTATTTTCTTTGTAAATACTGCACTTATAATCAGTTCTTAAATATTCTTTAAAAGCTTTATCTGCTTGGTCTTCCAATTCCAAACGGTCAACCAGAAACAAAACTCTTCTTGCGTTTCCTGTTCGTAAAAACAATTTGATTACGGCTGCTGAAGTTAAAGTTTTGCCAGTACCAGTTGCCATTTCAAATAAAAAACGGTCTTTACCAGCTTTTACTTCTTCCTGTATCCGTTCTATAGCTCTAACTTGATACTTTCGCAAAAACCTTAACTTATTTTCTTCAATAAAAGCACTGCGTTGCGATTCATCAATATATCTTGGGTCGCTGGCATAGTCTGGTTTTTGAGTTTTTACAATGTAATCTTCTTTTACTGTTTCATTCACTAATGCATCAGCATTTGGCTTAAATTCCGTATATCCGATAACAGTCTCAGGTTTCGGAAATGTTGCAATAATATTTGGATTTCCTCTCTGTAAATCCCAGAAGTAATGCAAATTACCATTTGAAAGAATTATGAATCTACAGTTTTGAGATTGTGCATATTTTCTGGCTTGTTCCTTAGCAAAGAGTGGGTTTATTTCTTCTTTCTTTGCTTCTAAAACAATGAAAGGAAAACCTTTGTCGTCAAGTAACAGATAGTCAATAAAGCCATTTTTTGTTTTTTCAAAATCTTCACCGAATTCATCTAATTCAGTTTGAGTTAGTTTTGTTTTATTCTCAAGTACAATATTGGCTCTTCCTTCTTTCGAATCAAAGAATCGCCATCCCGCTTCTTCAAGCAGTTTATTGATTTTTATTCTTGCTTTAGCTTCTTTTGACATTACAATTTTGTTCTATTTTAAAATCACAAATTTAGTTTTAAATTCTCAATATCAATTATTCAAATAAGTCGCTGTCTTTCAATGGTGCGTAGGCAAAATGAAGGCTCTTTTGGCTGCGAAGCGGTCGCCCGTGCGTTTGGGCAGCCAAATGTGCCTGAATGTGCGGTGGGTTTCCATTTTCTTTGTCCTTATGCAGCAAAAATTCTTTTCTCATTCTGTCGTCTGTTTTGTCTTTTTACAATGAACGCCAAC
This genomic stretch from Candidatus Woesearchaeota archaeon harbors:
- a CDS encoding DEAD/DEAH box helicase family protein, whose protein sequence is MSKEAKARIKINKLLEEAGWRFFDSKEGRANIVLENKTKLTQTELDEFGEDFEKTKNGFIDYLLLDDKGFPFIVLEAKKEEINPLFAKEQARKYAQSQNCRFIILSNGNLHYFWDLQRGNPNIIATFPKPETVIGYTEFKPNADALVNETVKEDYIVKTQKPDYASDPRYIDESQRSAFIEENKLRFLRKYQVRAIERIQEEVKAGKDRFLFEMATGTGKTLTSAAVIKLFLRTGNARRVLFLVDRLELEDQADKAFKEYLRTDYKCSIYKENRDDWRQAEIVVSTVQSFLFKNKYKRIFSPTDFDLVISDEAHRSIGGNSRAVFEYFIGYKLGLTATPKDYLKKIDAGELSEKDPRELERRMLLDTYTTFGCEDGKPTFQYSLLHGVKDGFLVNPCVVDARTEITTQLLSDEGYTVEITDDNGEETSTTFSQRDFEKKLFSENTNRIFCKTFLENAYKDPISGEIGKSILFCVSQNHAAKITQILNEFADKMFPGKYQSDFAMQVTSWIPDAQQLTINFTNNRLGGKGNFHDLYQTSKTRVCVTVGMMTTGYDCPDILNVCLMRPIFSPTDFIQIKGRGTRKFNFANKEVLKDKSLIENIPEENLQKSRFKLFDFFANCEYFEEKFNYDEVLKLPPKGTSTEGGGGGGYVVDEYDSTRHDPLKTFTVNEIGLEGMKIDRMYFEKFEDKVKEDDKIKELVQQKDFDAIEQYIISQIFDKPEEYYNISKLRNAIKIDRRLSLREIIEKIFGFIPYFKSKDELLDEEFEKFDSRYLPPEEYFTFARDYFKSYITDSEFRDIIENRKYALLNTNPNGDVFRKLPPELRFAIPEYIKDNVSLNKFVA